One region of Armigeres subalbatus isolate Guangzhou_Male chromosome 3, GZ_Asu_2, whole genome shotgun sequence genomic DNA includes:
- the LOC134220431 gene encoding uncharacterized protein LOC134220431, whose product MKLLVFCLLGCALAVLVHSSPVPAAAEPKPELLNGEAAEGTDLNREKRTVGVSVGGVPALLPGLQPSLYGPPFGVPYGPAGLLGGPGIGGTLNSILAVPRNLINSVGWQLTSLG is encoded by the exons ATGAAGCTCTTGGTGTTCTGTCTGTTGGGTTGCGCTTTGGCGGTTCTCGTACATTCCAGTCCCGTACCAGCAGCTGCTGAACCGAAACCGGAGTTGCTCAACGGAGAAGCAGCCGAAGGTACCGACTTGAATCGGGAGAAGCGCACCGTTGGAGTATCAGTCGGCGGTGTGCCGGCACTTTTGCCCGGACTTCAACCATCG CTATATGGACCACCGTTTGGAGTACCATATGGACCAGCAGGACTGTTAGGAGGACCTGGAATTGGAGGAACGTTGAATTCAATTCTGGCCGTACCAAGAAACTTGATAAATAGCGTTGGGTGGCAACTGACTAGCCTGGGATag